In Balaenoptera musculus isolate JJ_BM4_2016_0621 chromosome 19, mBalMus1.pri.v3, whole genome shotgun sequence, one genomic interval encodes:
- the LOC118885529 gene encoding histone H2A type 1-J-like, which produces MSGRGKQNGKARAKAKTRSSWAGLQFPVGRVHRLLHKGNYAERVGAGTPVYLAAVLEYLTAEILELAGNAARDNKKTRIIPCHLQLAVRNDEELNKLLGKVTIAQGSVLPNIQAMLLPKKTESHHKTK; this is translated from the coding sequence ATGTCCGGACGAGGCAAACAAAATGGTAAGGCTCGTGCTAAGGCAAAGACTCGGTCTTCGTGGGCTGGGCTTCAGTTCCCCGTGGGCCGGGTGCACCGCTTGCTCCACAAGGGCAACTACGCCGAGCGGGTTGGGGCTGGCACGCCGGTGTACCTGGCGGCGGTGCTGGAGTACCTGACGGCCGAGATCCTGGAGCTGGCAGGCAACGCGGCCCGCGACAACAAGAAGACGCGTATCATCCCGTGCCACCTGCAGCTGGCCGTCCGCAACGACGAGGAGCTCAACAAGCTGCTGGGCAAAGTCACCATTGCGCAGGGCAGCGTCTTGCCCAACATCCAGGCCATGCTGCTGCCTAAGAAGACCGAGAGCCACCACAAGACCAAATAA